In Vallitalea okinawensis, the following proteins share a genomic window:
- a CDS encoding GatB/YqeY domain-containing protein — protein MSLKAKLMDDLKTAMKEKDTVKKSTVTLVRSAIKQVEVDTREELNDEQVIEIIARQVKQRRDAIEEFKKGDRQDLVEQSEKELAILMEYLPQQLTEDEVQEIVKAVVEETGASSMKEMGKVMPKVIARTKGRADGKLVSQFVKEALS, from the coding sequence TGTCATTAAAAGCAAAATTAATGGATGATTTAAAGACTGCAATGAAAGAAAAGGATACTGTAAAAAAATCTACAGTAACATTAGTAAGATCGGCTATCAAACAGGTTGAAGTAGATACAAGAGAAGAACTTAATGATGAACAAGTCATTGAAATCATTGCAAGGCAAGTAAAGCAAAGAAGAGATGCTATTGAAGAATTCAAAAAAGGTGATCGTCAAGATTTAGTTGAACAGTCAGAAAAAGAATTAGCAATACTAATGGAATACCTTCCACAGCAATTAACTGAAGACGAAGTTCAAGAGATAGTTAAAGCTGTTGTTGAAGAAACAGGTGCTTCTTCAATGAAAGAAATGGGTAAAGTAATGCCAAAGGTTATTGCTAGAACTAAAGGAAGAGCTGACGGTAAGCTTGTATCTCAGTTTGTGAAAGAGGCTTTAAGCTAA